The DNA window ATACATAGATCGTAGCTATTACGGAACCCAAGCATCGACAGTAACAAAAGCGTGCGGGTAATCTAAATATACATCTTCTATCTGTGCTATGTTTCCATCGATAATGATCTTAGCCGTTATCGATACATTGGCGCTGTACGTATGAACGAGAAACTTGAGATATTTCCCGGATGAGGCATTGAAACTGTAATACCAGGGTAATGTAACGTTCCTATCAAATTCATAGTCTGATGAATATTTCTCACCGTAATATTGAATATAAGCAATATCATCTGCTGTACCTGTAACCTCGTACTGTATTAAATGAGTTGTCGGCTGTATACCAT is part of the Dehalococcoidia bacterium genome and encodes:
- a CDS encoding MmpS family transport accessory protein is translated as MKSKMNGPILKSLIYALLVLVIAGCSNSPSDGIQPTTHLIQYEVTGTADDIAYIQYYGEKYSSDYEFDRNVTLPWYYSFNASSGKYLKFLVHTYSANVSITAKIIIDGNIAQIEDVYLDYPHAFVTVDAWVP